GCATGTACCCGTCGTAGTGCTCCTTCATCTGCTCGGATTCCGTGCTCTCGAGCCGCCGCTGCAGGAACGGCATGACGCCTTCGAAATCGGCGTAGTAGGAACGCTTGCGGCCGTAGCGGTTGGTGTAGGACACGTGCACCTGATCGGAACTGCCCTCCAGCACGGCTTTACGGGCCTTGGCCGGCAACGTGTTCCACGGCGCGTCCATCGAGAACCCGATGGCCTCCGACAATCCCGACAGCAGCCGGTTGAAGTATTCGGCGGTCTGCCCGCGTGACCACGGGGCGATGGCACCGTCGTTGAGGCTCAGCTCCGCGTCCGGCACGACCAGTTCCGGGTCGACCTCCTTGCGGATGCCCAGACCCGCGCAGTCGGGGCAGGCGCCGTAGGGCGAGTTGAAGGAGAACGAGCGAGGTTCGAGATCCTCGATATCGAGCGGATGACCGTTCGGGCAGGCCAGCTTCTCGGAGAAGCGACGCTCCCGGTCGTGGGCGTTCTCGTCCCGGTCGACGAAGTCGAGCACCACGATGCCGTCGGCGAGCCGCAGCGCGGTCTCGATCGAATCGGTCAGGCGTTGCTTGGAAGTCGGCTTCACCGCGAGGCGGTCGACGACCACCTCGATATCGTGCTTCTCCTGCTTCTTCAGCTTCGGCGGTTCGGTGAGCGGATACACCACGCCGTCGACCCGCACCCGGGAGTAGCCCTGGGTGTTGAGCTGGTCGAACAGATCGACGAATTCCCCCTTGCGGGTCCGCACCACCGGGGCGAGGACCTGGAACCGGGTGCCGGACTCCATCTCGAGCACCTGGTCGACGATCTGCTGCGGGGTCTGTTTGGCGATCAGCTCACCGCACACCGGGCAGTGCGGAGTTCCGGCGCGCGCGTAGAGCAGGCGCAGATAGTCGTAGACCTCGGTGATGGTGCCGACGGTGGAACGCGGATTGCGATTGGTCGACTTCTGGTCGATCGACACCGCCGGTGACAGCCCCTCGATGAAATCGACATCGGGTTTGTCCATCTGGCCCAGGAACTGGCGGGCGTAGGCCGACAGCGATTCGACGTAGCGGCGCTGGCCCTCGGCGAAGATGGTGTCGAACGCCAGGCTGGATTTACCGGACCCGGACAGCCCGGTGAACACGATCAGGCTGTCGCGTGGCAGGTCGAGGTCCACTCCCTTCAGGTTGTGCTCCCGAGCTCCGCGCACGGTCAACAGATCCGCCACCGGCTGTCCCTTCTCGATCGAAAACGGCGTCCAGAATCACCCCCGGTCGCCATGCTAAGCACACCCACCGACAAGTTCGACACGCGCCGAGTCCGGCTACCGCGCCGGGCCCAGTACCACCACCGAATTGTGCCCGCCCATACCGAGCGAGGTCTTCACCGTGAATCCGCCCTCGAACGGGCCGGGCCCGTCCAGCAACCGCGGATGCGCGGGTGCCACGATCGGCGGCGCCACCACGGTGCCACGCTCGTAGCCCAGCGCGGTGGCCGCGATCTCCACACCCGCCGCCGCACCCATACAATGCCCGGTCAGCGGCTTGATCGAGTAGATGTGCGGGCGGTCGTCGAACACATCGGTCAGCACGGTCCGCTCGGCTACATCGCACTGCCGGGTGCCGGGACCGTGCGCGTTGTAATACGACACGTCTTCCGGCCGCACCCCGGCGCGGTCGAGAGCCTGACGGACACAATCCAGTATCCGCGCCGAACCCGGATCCACGGATACGACGTGATACGCGTCATTGGTCATCGCCCCGCCCAGGAGCGCGCAGTACGGCCGTTCGACCCGGCGAGAGACGACGAACGCCACCGAGGCCTCGCCGAAGCTGAAGCCGCGGCTGCCCTCCTGGAAGGGCCGGCAGGCCTCGAGCGGATCGGTATCACTCACGGCCGCACCCATCCGCACGAAGTGATCGACCATCTCGGGAGTCCCCGACAGGTCGGTGGTCACGCAGATCACGTCGTCGGCGAACCCCTGGTCCAGCCACATCTGGGCGGTGATGAGCGCGACATTGGCCGAACTGCACGCCGCGGACACGTTCATCGACGGACCGTGGAAACCGAATTCCTGCGCCAATACCGAAATCGGGGTCGAGGGCAGCAGCCGCAGATAATCGCGGGTCCGGCGGCTGCGCGCATCGGTGGTGTAGAAATCGTCCCAGTCGCGCACATCACCGAGCACGATCGCGTGCAGGATGCCGACGGTGCGCCCGGGACGCCAGCCGCGATCGGTGGCGTCCGCGATCGCCTCACGGGCCGCCTCGTGAAAGGCGCGGGCGAAGCGGCTGGGACCGAGGGCGGGGTCACCACCGTCGGGAACCAGCGAGACCCATGCGCCTTCGTCACGTCCGGGGCCGTATCCGGGGTACCACCCGGCGGCCGCCTTACCGCTGTTGAGGCCCTGCCAAAACGTCTCACGCCCCCAGCCGTAGCCGCTCACCACACCGACACCTGCGATCGGCATGCGATCTTGATACTGTTGTCCGGATCTCGGGGTTGTGCTCGGCATTCCCGCTCCTACACCCGGCCGGGTCGCACCCGGCGCCGCACCGGTCCGAATCCGGTCGGCTCGAACCCGGAGGCCGCCAGCGTACCGTCCGCCCGCGACGCGTGGACCTGAAGCTGTCATGATCACTCACAGACCCGATGAAGAACGCGAACTGTGACCGAACAAATACCGCGGGCGCTGTGATCTGTCGTATCCGGCGATCAGAATTATCCCGAGCGCCAATCGACCTGACCGTCCATGATCAGGGGGTTACATGTGGCTGAGGCAGGTGAGGACCGACCCGATGCCGTGATCGACGCCGAGCAACTCGCCCAGCGGTACCGCACCCTGGTCGAGCACAGTCCCGACGGCCTCGTCGTCCACGAAGACGGCATCCTCGTATACGCGAATCCGGCCATCGTCCGCTTACTGGCCGCCTCCGGCGTCGATCAGGTGGTCGGACAGCCGGTGGCGCAGTTCGTGGCGCATCGCGACGTTCCGGCGATGCTGGAGCGCATCGCCCGGCTGCACCGAACCGGTGATGCGTCCGAGACGGCGGAAATGACCCTGATCCGCTGTGACGGCCAGGCGGTCGATGTGGAGACGGTGTCGGTGTTGACCGTCTGGCAGAACCGGCTGGCCTATCAGGTGGTCATCCACGACCTCACCGCGCAGCGCCGCGCCGAGGCCGCCCAGCGGCGCGCCGAACAGCATTTCACCGCGGTGGTGTCGCAGCTCGAGGAGGGCGTGGTGGTCATCGACCGCGACGGCACCATCGAATCGATCAATCCGGCGGCCCTGCGCATCTTCGGCCACGACGGTGACAACCTGGTCGGCCGGCGGATCGACTCGCTGCCGCTGGCCCTGCTGGACTCCAATGCCCAGCCGCTCGCGCCCAGCCGGCATCCGGTGGCACGCACCCTGGCCACCGGCGAAACCATCTCCCGCTACGTGTTCGGCGTCGACCGCCCGGACGGCCAGCGCCGCTGGCTGTCGGGTTCGAGCCGGTTGCTCAACCCCGGCGCAGCCGATTCACCAGCGGTGTCCTCGTTCAACGATGTCACCGAATTCCGCGCCAGCCGAAGGCAATTGGAGTATCAGGCCACCCATGATCCGCTGACCGGCCTGGCCAATCGCTCACTGGTGCTCTCCCGGCTGGCGACGGCGCTGGGTGTCGACGAGCAGACACCGGTGTCGAATGTGCTGTTCATCGACCTCGACGGTTTCAAGGCCATCAACGACACCCTCGGCCACGCCATCGGCGACACCGTTCTGCAGATCGTGGCTCAGCGGCTGCAGCGCAGTCTCCGGGCCGACGACGTGGTCGGCCGCATCGGCGGCGACGAATTCCTGGTCCTGCTGTCCGGGCGCACCCAGTCGGCCGATCTGGACACGTTGATCACCCGGCTGCGCCAGTCCCTGGCCGAGCCGATCATCGCACGCGGGCATCGCATTCACATCGAGGCCTCGATCGGCGTGACCGCGCTGCGTTCCGGCGACTCCCGCAGTCCCGAAGCGGTCCTGCACGACGCGGATCTGGCGATGTACCGTGCCAAACCGGCCACGTCCGACGGCGCCAACCTCGGGCGGCGGCCCAACAACACCCACGCCTCCTGAGAGTCGAAGGGACGCGGCTACTGCATCATTTCTACGATCCCTTCCCGGTAGTGCAACATTTCACTACCGTGTTTGCGACG
The genomic region above belongs to Nocardia spumae and contains:
- a CDS encoding beta-ketoacyl synthase N-terminal-like domain-containing protein — its product is MPIAGVGVVSGYGWGRETFWQGLNSGKAAAGWYPGYGPGRDEGAWVSLVPDGGDPALGPSRFARAFHEAAREAIADATDRGWRPGRTVGILHAIVLGDVRDWDDFYTTDARSRRTRDYLRLLPSTPISVLAQEFGFHGPSMNVSAACSSANVALITAQMWLDQGFADDVICVTTDLSGTPEMVDHFVRMGAAVSDTDPLEACRPFQEGSRGFSFGEASVAFVVSRRVERPYCALLGGAMTNDAYHVVSVDPGSARILDCVRQALDRAGVRPEDVSYYNAHGPGTRQCDVAERTVLTDVFDDRPHIYSIKPLTGHCMGAAAGVEIAATALGYERGTVVAPPIVAPAHPRLLDGPGPFEGGFTVKTSLGMGGHNSVVVLGPAR
- a CDS encoding diguanylate cyclase domain-containing protein, yielding MAEAGEDRPDAVIDAEQLAQRYRTLVEHSPDGLVVHEDGILVYANPAIVRLLAASGVDQVVGQPVAQFVAHRDVPAMLERIARLHRTGDASETAEMTLIRCDGQAVDVETVSVLTVWQNRLAYQVVIHDLTAQRRAEAAQRRAEQHFTAVVSQLEEGVVVIDRDGTIESINPAALRIFGHDGDNLVGRRIDSLPLALLDSNAQPLAPSRHPVARTLATGETISRYVFGVDRPDGQRRWLSGSSRLLNPGAADSPAVSSFNDVTEFRASRRQLEYQATHDPLTGLANRSLVLSRLATALGVDEQTPVSNVLFIDLDGFKAINDTLGHAIGDTVLQIVAQRLQRSLRADDVVGRIGGDEFLVLLSGRTQSADLDTLITRLRQSLAEPIIARGHRIHIEASIGVTALRSGDSRSPEAVLHDADLAMYRAKPATSDGANLGRRPNNTHAS